The Oncorhynchus tshawytscha isolate Ot180627B linkage group LG08, Otsh_v2.0, whole genome shotgun sequence genome window below encodes:
- the LOC112256203 gene encoding uncharacterized protein LOC112256203 has translation MYLLRFSIAIILGFVWYLFDRGQLAAQIALCLLFWQSTPNILIKTRRESGTQTDDVAEEHLFQETTNHLGCDVTDTTSTKAETSQETQFPHVKRSLQQVFDCAYAQLVLPWYSVPEPCDSQLLHQVLWKEFDQVIDQVISRGKDFDVCAASVGCIRILTQHLHNAKQSHRKPLFRSRGEEVEVLRVFSEALVRNLLPQSLWGLAVSHCALNEIVALKVLDLLVRWLSDPDNLNQLVVSQLDGATRKSSVAELCESHSDRASPASLESQASGATQEETEDAQTSYSKSKKKANKLKEGWSKFLDKMRLKNAKREKMKKREQVLVVTAMSIQGRPSNKTEGSSHEGSIRNQQDSDSEDSDLESYWNSVQEDMMEFNLSYELWRVGHWAVSVPCVERENEELCFTVHLEERDNPENLHWNVRKTQTDIIHFRNLWQDSATLPSLSVLEESTEVNISEDFKEAKKSIKHFLQELVSDDLVGHTQPVFQFLCPLDKLLVEEDHVGEVWGLFSGLAYFLTPGQEEDEDKHNSLGRGPKPDDSNTTEAADPTATENLDGDTRDDLARGPCIIISQCDEDSPPEPSSIECCRDDETEPIEKSDILVNADKTEESENPITSHLKMAIKRLSRSEECLAQTKSDTPEDQTDSFCRLRRSSENGSLQFDLAGSPTHPFGGKSNKKEKLTFKMSGGMPKSKGNEMGSQPKLEDSPCLKKEQSSWEQMEAAKALFDLLKAISGNSILLNIFDAILKPVMPILKKKVNSFLNNMNPTEAQIASYIDNLREKQWPGGLPEVTCPIPHRSSEEKHETKDRAHHLINARYSNYLILKKTDMESAFKLFQDCEENKKLVYMLLSFLLRELLPGEDALNVSAITLQNVNVN, from the exons ATGTACCTGTTGCGCTTCTCTATTGCCATCATTCTTGGGTTTGTGTGGTATTTATTTGACCGCGGACAATTAGCGGCTCAAATAgctttatgtttactattttgGCAATCAACCCCAAATATTTTAATAAAGACCAGACGGGAAAGCGGAACTCAGACAGACGATGTGGCTGAAGAACATTTATTCCAG GAAACCACCAACCATTTAGGTTGCGATGTGACTGATACAACAAGCACTAAAGCTGAAACATCACAGGAGACACAGTTTCCCCATGTGAAGAGATCTCTTCAGCAAG TGTTTGACTGTGCCTACGCCCAGCTAGTCCTCCCCTGGTACAGCGTCCCTGAACCCTGTGACAGTCAGCTCCTGCACCAGGTGCTGTGGAAGGAGTTTGACCAAGTCATCGATCAAGTCATCAGCAGAGGCAAAGACTTTGATGTCTGTGCTGCAAGTGTGGGCTGCATTCGCATCCTGACCCAGCACCTCCATAATGCCAAACAGTCTCATAG aaAACCATTGTTCCgctctagaggagaggaggttgaaGTTCTCCGAGTGTTCTCTGAAGCACTGGTGCGAAACCTTTTACCCCAGTCCCTATGGGGACTGGCAGTCAGCCACTGTGCCTTAAATGAGATAGTTGCCTTAAAAG TACTGGACCTGCTGGTGCGTTGGCTCTCAGACCCTGACAACCTCAACCAGCTGGTGGTGAGTCAGCTGGATGGAGCGACCCGTAAAAGCTCTGTGGCGGAGCTGTGTGAGTCCCACTCTGACAGGGCCTCTCCAGCCTCCCTGGAGAGCCAGGCCAGTGGAGC GACTCAGGAAGAAACAGAGGATGCGCAAACCAGTTACAGCAAGTCCAAAAAGAAAG CTAACAAATTGAAGGAAGGCTGGTCTAAATTCCTTGACAAGATGAGATTGAAGAATGCTAAAAGGGAGAAGATGAAGAAAAGGGAGCAGGTGCTGGTTGTCACGGCCATGTCTATCCAGGGTCGTCCATCAAACAAAACTGAAGGGAGTAGCCATGAGGGCTCCATCCGGAACCAGCAGGACTCTGACAGT GAGGACAGTGATCTGGAGAGCTACTGGAACAGTGTACAAGAGGATATGATGGAATTCAATCTGTCGTATGAGCTGTGGCGGGTTGGCCACTGGGCTGTCAGCGTCCCTTGT gtGGAGAGGGAAAACGAGGAACTGTGTTTTACAGTTcacctggaggagagggacaaccCTGAAAACCTTCACTGGAACGTGAGGAAGACCCAAACAGACATCATCCACTTCCGCAACCTATGGCAG GACTCTGCTACTTTACCCTCCCTATCCGTGTTAGAAGAGAGCACTGAGGTGAACATCAGTGAGGATTTTAAAGAAGCCAAAAAGTCCATCAAGCACTTCTTACAG GAGCTGGTGTCTGATGATCTAGTGGGCCACACTCAGCCAGTGTTTCAGTTTCTGTGTCCTCTGGACAAGCTGCTGGTTGAAGAGGATCACGTGGGGGAAGTGTGGGGCCTCTTCAGTGGCCTGGCCTACTTCCTGACTCCGGGCCAAGAGGAAGATGAG GACAAGCACAACAGCCTTGGAAGAGGGCCCAAACCAGATGATTCCAACACAACGGAGGCTGCAGACCCAACTGCAACTGAGAACCTGGATGGCGATACAAGGGATGACCTGGCCCGGGGCCCATGTATCATCATCTCCCAATGTGATGAGGATTCTCCTCCAGAACCCAGTTCcattgagtgctgcagagatgacgAAACCGAACCAATAGAGAAATCTGACATTTTGGTTAATGCAGACAAAACCGAGGAATCTGAGAACCCCATAACTTCTCACCTAAAGATGGCAATCAAAAGGCTATCTAGATCAGAGGAGTGTCTGGCCCAAACGAAATCAGACACCCCTGAAGACCAGACTGACTCTTTCTGTAGACTGCGACGTTCCAGTGAAAATGGAAGCTTGCAATTTGACCTCGCTGGCAGTCCAACACATCCTTTTGGTGGAAAGTCGAATAAAAAGGAGAAACTCACTTTCAAAATGTCAGGAGGGATGCCCAAGAGTAAAGGAAATGAAATGGGGAGTCAGCCAAAATTAGAAGACTCACCGTGTTTGAAAAAGGAACAATCCAGCTGGGAGCAAATGGAAGCAGCCAAAGCCCTTTTTGATTTGTTGAAAGCAATATCTG GCAATTCCATCCTTCTGAACATATTTGATGCGATTCTGAAACCCGTCATGCCGATATTGAAAAA GAAAGTGAACAGCTTCTTGAATAATATGAACCCAACGGAAGCACAGATTGcctcctatatcgacaacctgcgTGAGAAACAGTGGCCCGGGGGCTTGCCGGAGGTGACATGCCCTATACCCCATCGCAGCAGTGAGGAGAAGCATGAAACCAAAGACAGAGCTCACCACCTCATCAATGCCAGAT ATTCAAACTATTTAATCTTGAAGAAGACCGATATGGAGTCAGCATTTAAGCTCTTCCAGGACTGTGAAGAAAACAAGAAGCTGGTCTAT ATGCTGCTTTCATTCCTATTGAGAGAGCTTCTGCCAGGTGAGGATGCCCTTAATGTGAGTGCCATAACCCTGCAGAATGTGAACGTCAACTAA